The following are encoded together in the Syngnathus typhle isolate RoL2023-S1 ecotype Sweden linkage group LG5, RoL_Styp_1.0, whole genome shotgun sequence genome:
- the pdlim2 gene encoding PDZ and LIM domain protein 2 translates to MALTVDLIGPSPWGFRIVGGRDFKKAITVSKVNGGSKAEQAALKPGDVILAINGENTADMLNAEAQNKIKNSKTHLQLTVERLEHSSPKQTNGISTPEQLTGRFQEAVIVSRDENQNYREYSISSPASLSPVPYSPQPPESPDGKKERLTTTTTTNKSVQIRSWSPEEKSYRLSRPLSQDFSPSDYRNSSLSSRTPTPPGNYSPHSAIDQDVHMSTYRSNSSSEVVMQKFDKDSEVYKMIQENRESRTAPRQSNTFKMLQEVLEADEKEAALKFPGKLSPNVPKPSAPVGGVSKYHICEKCGTSIVTQAVRIVDDRFRHPECYTCTDCGLNLRMRGHFWVGDVMYCEKHAKERYQGQASSPRSSLSPRH, encoded by the exons ATGGCACTGACTGTGGACTTGATTGGTCCATCGCCATGGGGCTTCAGAATAGTTGGAGGAAGGGACTTCAAAAAGGCCATAACTGTATCGAAG GTCAACGGAGGCAGCAAAGCGGAGCAAGCGGCTCTCAAACCCGGTGATGTCATCTTGGCCATCAATGGGGAAAATACTGCTGACATGCTAAATGCAGAGGCCCAGAACAAAATCAAGAACTCCAAGACCCATCTGCAGCTGACGGTGGAGAG GCTTGAACACTCCAGCCCAAAACAGACAAATGGCATCAGCACCCCTGAGCAGCTTACCGGGCGCTTTCAg GAAGCTGTTATAGTAAGTCGAGACGAGAACCAAAACTATAGAGAGTACAGCATATCCAGCCCTGCATCGCTGTCACCTGTGCCGTATTCACCACAACCTCCCGAGAGTCCCGATGGCAAGAAGGAGAGATTGACAACCACCACCACTACCAACAAGAG TGTTCAGATTCGCTCATGGTCGCCAGAGGAGAAGAGTTATAGACTGTCCAGGCCACTTTCACAG GACTTCTCTCCTTCAGACTACAGAAATAGTTCTTTGTCCAGCAGAACCCCGACCCCACCGGGAAACTACTCACCTCATAGTGCCATTGATCAGGATGTGCACATGTCTACTTATCGCAG taattcAAGCTCTGAAGTTGTCATGCAGAAGTTTGACAAGGACTCTGAGGTGTACAAAATGATCCAGGAGAATAGGGAGTCTCGCACAGCTCCTCGTCAGTCCAACACATTCAAAATGCTGCAAGAAGTTCTGGAGGCCGACGAGAAAG AGGCTGCATTGAAGTTCCCAGGAAAGTTATCGCCCAATGTTCCGAAACCAAGCGCACCCGTGGGTGGAGTCAGCAAATACCACATCTGTGAGAAGTGTGGCACCAGCATTGT CACACAGGCCGTGCGCATCGTGGACGACCGCTTCCGCCACCCCGAGTGCTACACGTGCACAGACTGTGGGCTGAACCTCCGGATGAGGGGTCACTTCTGGGTGGGCGACGTGATGTACTGTGAGAAGCACGCCAAGGAGCGTTATCAAGGTCAGGCTAGCTCGCCGCGGTCCAGCCTGTCCCCTCGCCATTGA